From Vitis vinifera cultivar Pinot Noir 40024 chromosome 5, ASM3070453v1, the proteins below share one genomic window:
- the LOC100254160 gene encoding probable uridine nucleosidase 2 translates to MAEPKKIIIDSDPGIDDAMAIFVALQSPEVDVIGLTTIYGNVYTTLATRNALHLLEIAGRTDIPVAEGSHVTITKGTKLRIADFVHGADGLGNQNFPPSAGKPIEQSAAAFLIEQAKLYPGKVTVVALGPLTNIALAIELDPGFSKNIGQIVLLGGAFAVNGNVNPAAEANIFGDPEAADIVFTSGADILAVGINVTHQVVLTDADREKLAQSNGKFAQYLCKILEVYFSYHRDAYNTKGVYLHDPTTLLAAVNPSLITYTEGVVRVQTSGITRGLTLFYNKQKRFAEVTEWTDKPTVKVAVTVDAPAVVKLVMDRLIDS, encoded by the exons ATGGCGGAACCCAAGAAGATTATCATTGACTCAGACCCTGGGATCG ATGATGCCATGGCCATATTTGTGGCTCTGCAGTCACCCGAAGTGGACGTCATCGGACTCACTACCATCTACGGCAACGTCTACACCACTCTGGCCACTAGAAATGCTTTACATTTG TTGGAGATCGCGGGGAGGACAGATATCCCAGTGGCTGAAGGATCTCATGTGACAATAACT AAAGGTACAAAACTCCGTATTGCTGATTTTGTCCATGGTGCGGATGGACTTGGAAACCAAAACTTCCCTCCATCAGCAGGAAAGCCAATTGAACAGTCAGCAGCTGCTTTTCTTATTGAGCAAGCTAAACTTTATCCTGGAAAAGTCACAGTGGTGGCACTGGGTCCACTTACAAATATTGCACTG GCTATTGAACTAGATCCTGGGTTTTCCAAAAACATTGGGCAGATTGTTCTTCTTGGTGGTGCTTTTGCTGTAAATGGGAATGTGAATCCAGCAGCTGAGGCCAAT ATATTTGGCGATCCAGAAGCTGCAGATATTGTATTCACAAGTGGAGCAGACATTCTGGCTGTGGGGATAAATGTTACCCATCAAGTTGTATTGACAG ATGCCGATCGTGAAAAGCTGGCACAGTCCAATGGGAAATTTGCCCAGTACCTGTGCAAGATCTTAGAGGTCTATTTCTCTTATCATCGCGATGCATACAACACCAAAG GTGTTTATCTCCATGATCCAACAACCCTTCTTGCTGCTGTTAATCCCTCACTGATCACTTACACAGAAGGTGTTGTTAGAGTACAAACAAGTGGCATCACTAGGGGCCTCACACTATTTTATAACAAACAAAAGAG GTTTGCTGAAGTCACCGAATGGACTGACAAACCCACAGTCAAGGTGGCAGTCACAGTTGATGCTCCTGCAGTTGTCAAGTTGGTCATGGATCGGCTTATTGATTCATAG
- the LOC104879498 gene encoding uncharacterized protein LOC104879498, translated as MNLPPPPPLSSSSSSTSTSKLQNKWSPAPADLKMDRRKKQRPRNPLKDLNHVATTISSTNSSSSSSQSIEVPRGCLRFLLSNSSSSKSPRYRPKALSKTPKSAPNARISKPSKSKPRKENIPKRAVGDELHKPKKNPPCLYQWQSRGPHKTKPNANSDKISSGSEDLKQKGCLVRGVDEAGEAIQASLRGVADENSTPVSKLPSGSSLDFAFDKAVEENSNGSNNKTPPVQPSVSPEIQCGSSLMAITPACYGAGHVLSGVTDKRKCRARGILTIGENHMLSFDKCKAFDNDVQSGVGSVDDSRVSVVPLPTEASMHWLLSPQGKKDENLKEGSENPCGRLALSPSPLSDMCNFSDKTTNTITSSSSIDRRSRKSLLSPTGLHEFQGFPGSLSDYMVGCSSLSPLHVTPCCKAQEETKYRYSLVEESTPISMRTDSLGSGNVIQTPQSDSSSDRHAGSSLLNADVCKDRQFESELDSLAEVLQMTSFSPKSHISMWDPSGLSSQFDQLPTPYNSIDLSRLQKTLERASWNSSSTLENVSHSQMRISWREGLISRIFEMDELDCCRCLSDEEEDANGCSDDQLKSHLSPGLNVDVGNDQILTADFGSSKFLDCKPGADRKGKEKLLPQRPIACAESVSTDGGGLVASGDSDWTLCYKNHLFEE; from the coding sequence ATGAACCTACCCCCACCACCCCCACTATCCTCATCCTCATCATCAACTTCAACTTCAAAGTTGCAAAACAAGTGGTCTCCAGCACCGGCAGATCTGAAGATGGACCGGAGAAAGAAGCAGAGGCCTCGAAACCCTTTGAAGGATCTCAACCACGTTGCCACCACCATTTCCAGCACCAactcctcctcctcttcttccCAGTCTATTGAAGTCCCTAGAGGCTGTCTGCGCTTCCTTCTTTctaattcttcttcttccaaatcCCCCCGTTACAGGCCTAAAGCGCTCTCCAAAACCCCCAAATCGGCCCCAAATGCCCGGATTTCGAAACCCTCTAAATCTAAACCCCGAAAGGAGAACATCCCAAAACGTGCAGTTGGAGATGAGCTTCATAAGCCTAAGAAAAACCCACCTTGCCTCTACCAGTGGCAGTCAAGAGGTCCCCATAAGACAAAGCCGAATGCTAATTCAGATAAAATATCATCTGGGTCTGAAGATTTGAAGCAGAAGGGGTGCTTGGTGAGGGGAGTTGATGAGGCTGGTGAGGCTATTCAGGCCAGCCTGAGAGGTGTTGCCGATGAAAATTCTACTCCTGTGAGTAAGTTACCATCTGGGTCTAGTTTGGATTTTGCATTTGATAAGGCTGTGGAAGAGAACTCAAATGGTAGCAACAATAAAACACCTCCTGTTCAGCCCTCAGTGTCTCCAGAGATACAATGTGGGTCATCTCTGATGGCCATAACGCCTGCTTGTTATGGTGCAGGCCACGTTCTTTCTGGGGTCACTGATAAGAGGAAATGCAGGGCTAGGGGGATCCTTACAATAGGGGAAAATCATATGCTAAGCTTTGATAAATGTAAGGCTTTTGATAATGATGTTCAAAGTGGTGTAGGTTCTGTTGACGATTCTAGAGTCTCTGTGGTCCCTTTACCTACTGAAGCCTCAATGCATTGGCTCTTATCTCCTCAAGGCAAGAAGGATGAGAATCTGAAGGAAGGTTCTGAAAACCCATGTGGAAGGTTGGCTTTGTCTCCTTCTCCGCTTTCAGATATGTGTAATTTTAGTGACAAAACTACTAACACCATTACTAGTAGTAGTAGTATTGATAGGAGGAGTAGGAAGTCTCTGCTTTCGCCAACTGGACTCCATGAATTTCAAGGGTTTCCAGGGTCTTTATCTGATTACATGGTTGGTTGTTCTTCCTTGTCTCCACTGCATGTTACACCTTGTTGCAAGGCACAAGAAGAGACAAAGTACCGGTATAGCCTTGTTGAGGAAAGTACTCCAATATCCATGAGAACTGATTCATTGGGTAGTGGGAATGTTATTCAAACTCCACAATCAGATTCAAGTTCAGATAGGCATGCTGGGTCGTCTTTGTTAAATGCAGATGTCTGTAAGGACCGACAATTTGAATCTGAGCTTGACTCATTGGCAGAAGTTCTTCAGATGACAAGCTTTTCTCCAAAGAGTCATATATCAATGTGGGATCCATCTGGCTTGAGTTCCCAGTTTGATCAACTGCCTACACCTTATAATTCAATCGACCTTAGCCGACTTCAAAAGACGTTGGAGAGGGCTTCTTGGAATTCTAGTTCTACATTAGAGAATGTGTCACATTCTCAGATGAGGATATCATGGAGAGAAGGTTTAATCAGTCGGATTTTTGAGATGGATGAGTTGGATTGCTGCAGATGCTTATCTGATGAAGAGGAAGATGCTAATGGCTGCAGTGATGACCAGCTTAAATCCCATCTAAGTCCTGGACTCAATGTTGATGTAGGGAATGATCAGATTTTAACCGCAGATTTTGGGTCTTCAAAATTCTTAGATTGTAAACCAGGTGCTGATAGAAAAGGCAAAGAAAAGCTTCTTCCTCAGAGACCAATTGCTTGTGCAGAGTCCGTAAGCACTGATGGAGGTGGCCTGGTCGCTTCAGGGGATTCAGACTGGACCTTATGCTACAAGAACCATTTGtttgaagaataa